A genomic window from Candidatus Bathyarchaeota archaeon includes:
- a CDS encoding transcription initiation factor IIB, which produces MPQAPKIQKCPECGSNRIMRDYECAEIVCMNCGVVVAAKLADQGPEWRAFDDEQRTKRARAGAPATFTIHDKGLSTMIDWHDRDVYGKRLAPGQKAQIYRLRKWQRRIRVSDATERNLAFALSEISKISNNLNLPKNILETASVIYRKAVKERLIRGRSIQGVTAAAIYVACRQCGVARTLDEISQASTVNKKEVGRSYRFLIKELNYFIPPLKPSQYVTKFSNQLTMQGKVEEIAHKILGTAKELKLTSGRGPTGIAAAASYIASVLTGERKTQREIAEIAQVTEVTIRNRYKELVERLQFVIYL; this is translated from the coding sequence ATCCCACAGGCACCAAAAATTCAAAAATGTCCCGAATGTGGAAGTAATCGCATCATGAGGGACTATGAATGTGCCGAAATAGTCTGCATGAACTGCGGAGTAGTCGTAGCAGCAAAACTTGCAGACCAAGGACCCGAATGGCGAGCCTTTGACGATGAACAACGAACAAAACGTGCCAGAGCAGGAGCCCCAGCAACATTCACCATCCACGATAAAGGCCTTTCAACAATGATTGATTGGCATGACAGAGATGTTTATGGGAAAAGATTAGCCCCAGGACAAAAAGCACAAATTTACAGATTAAGAAAATGGCAAAGACGAATCAGGGTTTCAGATGCAACAGAAAGAAACCTTGCTTTTGCACTTTCTGAAATTTCAAAAATTTCTAACAATCTAAATTTGCCAAAAAACATTCTTGAAACCGCTTCAGTCATCTATCGCAAAGCAGTTAAAGAACGCCTCATCAGAGGAAGATCGATCCAAGGTGTAACTGCTGCCGCGATTTATGTTGCTTGCAGACAATGTGGAGTCGCCAGAACATTAGATGAAATCTCCCAAGCTTCAACAGTAAACAAGAAAGAAGTTGGACGAAGTTACAGGTTCCTGATTAAAGAACTTAATTACTTCATCCCACCGCTAAAACCTAGCCAATACGTAACCAAGTTTTCAAACCAATTGACCATGCAAGGCAAAGTAGAAGAAATCGCCCACAAGATTCTGGGAACCGCAAAGGAATTAAAACTCACCTCGGGCAGAGGACCAACAGGCATAGCAGCAGCAGCTAGTTACATTGCTTCAGTTTTAACCGGAGAAAGAAAAACTCAAAGAGAAATTGCAGAAATCGCCCAAGTAACAGAAGTAACCATACGAAACCGTTACAAAGAACTGGTAGAAAGACTGCAGTTCGTCATCTATTTGTAA
- the serB gene encoding phosphoserine phosphatase SerB: protein MSKPFVVITATGKDKPGLITEITELIAYSKGNIVDIEAFSMRGLFAIFMIVDCRCMSVSFENLREQLMVMGQKVGLDVNIESLPSVRRKTGKKLVLLTTLGKDQLGIVAKVSRFLSENNANIERIRMIAYGELNAMEILVDINDLKVPVQDFKESLSKECKLVGQDVVFQKDTVFRKPKRLIVFDVDGTLIDAEFIDELAKAAGVGGKVSEITSRAMNGELDFKQALRERVGLLKGLPVEVLDSIVENLDVTAGAEELIIALKALGYKIALISGGFTQFVEKIQEKLGIDFVYANQLVIKDGKLTGEVLEPIIDAERKAELMKEIAKKENLLMEQVVAVGDGANDRFMLQNSGLGIALYPKAVLQKVASGVITKDNLAGILYCLGAPEEKLKELVPDKKLDS from the coding sequence ATGTCTAAACCCTTTGTCGTGATTACAGCAACTGGAAAAGATAAACCCGGTTTAATAACAGAAATAACAGAATTGATTGCCTATTCCAAAGGAAACATCGTTGACATCGAAGCCTTCAGTATGAGAGGATTATTTGCAATTTTTATGATAGTTGATTGTCGTTGTATGTCTGTTTCTTTTGAAAACCTGCGAGAGCAACTCATGGTCATGGGGCAAAAGGTAGGTTTAGATGTAAACATAGAATCCCTTCCGTCTGTACGGAGAAAAACTGGCAAAAAACTTGTGCTTTTAACAACCTTAGGTAAGGATCAACTTGGAATAGTAGCGAAAGTTTCACGTTTCCTTTCTGAAAATAACGCAAACATTGAACGGATACGCATGATTGCTTATGGTGAATTAAACGCCATGGAAATACTTGTAGACATCAACGACCTAAAGGTTCCTGTTCAAGACTTCAAAGAATCCCTAAGCAAAGAATGCAAGCTAGTTGGGCAAGATGTTGTATTCCAGAAGGATACTGTTTTTCGTAAACCAAAACGATTGATTGTTTTTGACGTAGACGGCACTTTGATTGATGCTGAATTTATTGATGAGTTAGCAAAAGCTGCAGGTGTAGGCGGAAAAGTAAGTGAAATTACTTCTCGAGCTATGAATGGAGAACTTGACTTCAAGCAAGCCCTAAGAGAAAGGGTTGGACTTTTGAAGGGTTTACCTGTTGAAGTCCTTGATTCCATAGTTGAAAACTTGGATGTAACCGCTGGGGCTGAAGAATTAATAATTGCCCTTAAAGCGTTGGGTTACAAGATAGCCCTTATTTCTGGTGGTTTCACTCAGTTTGTTGAAAAAATCCAAGAAAAACTTGGAATCGACTTTGTTTATGCTAACCAGCTTGTAATCAAAGATGGAAAACTAACTGGTGAGGTTTTAGAACCCATAATTGATGCCGAACGAAAAGCTGAACTGATGAAGGAGATAGCTAAAAAAGAGAATTTGTTGATGGAACAAGTTGTTGCCGTGGGTGATGGTGCAAATGATCGGTTTATGCTTCAAAACTCTGGTTTAGGGATTGCCCTTTATCCAAAGGCAGTTCTACAAAAAGTTGCTTCTGGTGTAATAACTAAAGACAATCTTGCTGGCATTCTATACTGTTTAGGTGCACCAGAAGAAAAACTCAAAGAATTAGTACCCGACAAAAAACTGGATTCTTGA
- a CDS encoding 4Fe-4S binding protein, with the protein MTMELVAELLKLTAIAGLTIAAILTILIWKKGRTTKVTYIKFVIQVLAVVGTFYLFSYPIRPIYIAAVILIMPIVLGRFFCGWICPYGLYMDVITVLRKATNIRYRIIPDRLNKMLHNLRYVLIISFLILGAVFSIMDPPSTGNVLTMMMMHFAGPFEHIGILLSPLTPIIVPWTGPLEIAGIYFSYPYIQEVIKYTGENFATVSALVFLALTVGASFFVRRFWCRFCPTGASIAVLNKIKGFKWAPMLHLDKNEEKCTKCGICKRVCPVQVTEVYEKKGGKIMTSMCMLCARCVEMCPYDNCLKIKFGNKTVLKSRNWLEPSELE; encoded by the coding sequence ATGACAATGGAACTAGTAGCAGAACTGTTAAAGTTAACGGCAATAGCAGGACTAACAATTGCAGCAATACTTACAATTTTGATATGGAAAAAAGGCCGAACAACAAAAGTTACTTACATAAAATTTGTAATTCAAGTACTAGCAGTAGTGGGAACATTTTACTTATTTTCATACCCAATAAGACCAATCTACATAGCAGCAGTAATCTTGATAATGCCAATCGTTCTAGGCAGATTTTTCTGCGGATGGATTTGCCCGTATGGATTATACATGGACGTAATCACAGTACTCAGAAAAGCTACAAACATACGCTACAGAATCATCCCAGACAGACTCAACAAAATGTTACATAACCTCAGATATGTCCTCATTATTAGTTTCTTAATTCTGGGAGCTGTTTTCAGCATCATGGATCCCCCTTCAACAGGGAACGTTTTAACCATGATGATGATGCATTTTGCAGGTCCATTTGAACACATCGGAATCTTACTCAGCCCATTGACACCAATAATTGTACCTTGGACAGGACCTCTTGAAATTGCTGGAATATACTTTAGTTACCCATACATTCAAGAAGTAATCAAATATACTGGCGAAAACTTTGCTACAGTCAGTGCACTAGTTTTTTTGGCTTTAACAGTTGGCGCCTCATTTTTTGTAAGAAGATTTTGGTGCAGATTCTGCCCAACAGGAGCGTCAATAGCTGTTTTGAACAAGATCAAAGGTTTCAAATGGGCTCCAATGTTGCATCTGGACAAGAATGAAGAAAAATGTACAAAATGTGGAATTTGTAAACGAGTTTGTCCAGTTCAAGTAACTGAAGTCTACGAAAAGAAAGGAGGAAAAATCATGACATCAATGTGCATGCTATGCGCAAGATGTGTTGAAATGTGTCCATACGACAACTGCTTAAAAATAAAATTTGGCAACAAAACAGTTCTCAAATCCCGTAACTGGTTAGAACCGTCAGAGCTTGAATAA